One genomic window of Aethina tumida isolate Nest 87 chromosome 3, icAetTumi1.1, whole genome shotgun sequence includes the following:
- the LOC109605487 gene encoding GRAM domain-containing protein 2B isoform X7, translating into MANDSSSSSDDGQSVPPAPLLIEDPPSNDDGSTDLEENIKYLGDPALLNGSSGNFRSAGAKSAPSTPHGGGSGSSSIGSSVLGVAAGHSGGLVINALGTTTTTTTNSDLFGTTVSQPCTPNCTSPSIQRSPSHSVFTKCDKTNLKNLSTSTPQMTAQGQLNEPPSPKTIKEAKVRPTSKSHQKKFNRHFHTVDDEVVLNHYLCALIGDILLQGHLYITHNYFAFYSNVFGYVTKLLIPILSVKEITKEKTAKIIPNAVGIKTIEDKHVFGSLMSRDATLDFMTKVWNKAKQADANSIVAETPDDQEIEGDSSESGESGRDSPLEEEQPTFKKCDNLPVQSQSETEKPISVACERRSSQGITRTLQNAISEFSKLPRQSLILFATTLLLILLFLSAGVLLYRISKIQNRYSLALQDSRSAGGGDDIYNNILHWQSHLHTRSAGAVNNFLDSNLDQIAKVRQSLEALSTLLLSKSNPIPKKEDKGHNEQKTDRNS; encoded by the exons ATGGCTAATGATTCAAGTTCAAGTTCCGATGATGG ACAATCTGTACCACCTGCGCCGCTTCTTATTGAAGATCCACCCAGTAACGACGATGGATCCACAGATCTGGAAGAGAACATAAAATACTTAGGAGACCCCGCGCTCCTTAATGG GTCATCTGGAAATTTTCGGAGCGCGGGGGCAAAATCGGCTCCAAGCACACCGCACGGGGGAGGCAGTGGCAGTAGTTCCATCGGTAGCTCAGTGTTGGGTGTTGCTGCCGGCCACAGCGGCGGTCTGGTCATCAACGCCCTCGgtaccaccaccaccaccaccaccaactCGGACTTGTTTGGCACAACGGTGTCGCAACCGTGCACCCCTAATTGCACGTCACCTTCTATCCAGCGCAGCCCTAGTCATTCGGTCTTTACCAAATGTGATAA aactaatctgaaaaatctatcGACATCAACACCCCAGATGACAGCGCAAGGCCAGCTTAATGAGCCCCCTAGTCCGAAAACCATAAAAGAGGCAAAAGTTCGTCCAACATCAAAGTCTCACCAAAAGAAATTTAACAGACATTTTCATACTGTCGACGACGAAGTTGTTTTAAACC ATTACCTCTGCGCACTGATCGGGGATATCCTGTTACAAGGTCATCTCTATATAACACATAATTACTTTGCTTTCTACTCAAATGTATTCGGATACGTCACAAAG TTGCTGATACCGATTCTATCGGTGAAGGAAATTACCAAAGAAAAGACTGCAAAAATCATTCCGAATGCAGTAGGAATTAAGACAATTGAAGACAAACACGTGTTCGGAAGTTTAATGTCCAGAGATGCAACGTTGGATTTCATGACTAAAGTATGGAATAAAGCAAAACAGGCTGATGCGAACTCTATTGTTGCTGAAACACCAGAT GACCAAGAAATAGAGGGGGATTCTAGTGAATCTGGAGAAAGTGGTAGAGACAGTCCGTTGGAAGAAGAGCAaccaacatttaaaaaatgcgaCAATTTACCTGTTCAGTCACAATCGGAAACTGAAA AACCTATTTCAGTTGCCTGTGAGAGACGCAGTTCCCAAGGTATCACAAGGACTCTGCAAAATGCAATTTCAGAATTCTCAAAACTGCCACGCCAAAGCCTGATTCTGTTTGCTACGACCTtactgttaatattattatttttatcagctGGTGTTTTACTGTACCGAAttagtaaaatacaaaatcgTTATTCACTGGCCCTACAAGATTCTAGATCAGCAGGCGGAGGAGACGacatatataataacattttgcaTTGGCAGTCTCATCTGCACACAAGGTCTGCGGGAGctgtgaataattttttagacagTAATCTTGACCAGATTGCCAAG gtGCGGCAGTCGTTAGAAGCGTTATCAACACTGCTATTATCAAAATCGAATCCTATACCTAAGAAGGAAGATAAAGGTCACAATGAACAAAAGACAGATAGAAACAGTTAG
- the LOC109607521 gene encoding uncharacterized protein LOC109607521 isoform X2, which produces MRRTSDARKNSGVESPNEDVYSKLDQLLMFKPNNNNPYDCSKKAKISLRKSLLFKTEVRKDMLCSTPTVKGHLQDPFPSDISSINFSDNETDYQNGQFEAVVHEPHHTLSSPSQIRQDRKNLDSQSQLKKSYQPNVSEEEQCSYVTRSIKKILKNNMEKSSCSIKRKATSREKCLNCRKSLEQAITEGSSCTTIPKTLQKLNIITTSNAKLDKTGLSKYFFKELCNNALSNKICDKTNLEIDNVNDSVLLSMEDREINEHLNSSVLNRLQQLQSDIPLSKNNNFKDTPKLLGGKTKGGGRLMSVVNKLLSSAVSKNDPTTKSKQNVQPTINFNSSSTSPVSDIDFEDFTLYKTLFSHNEIKKRESPWESELQDLLLLDKMENTRNFTGNIPDVTSLGKNMYVINEPNKDNRSHIASLVKEIRPVKNTETVPTENSQTENEVVAKIVNFKDFIQTRTQTKKYSCKKLSEGKHVSSSPKHSAEPDFYKENSSNNVIVSREPQRKLPATESTIITRNRKIQSKRSRSEDEVIIQDIPEQEESLEKSLQTIKENNQRRIQPVEKLNPSVNTKTEVSLENDSKQMGQRMKPLKQPKRDDTTKSEELIKAKTQKNKNDNKKPMIEKGTRKSLRKRKIATSGLLYNCYILETRQSNLVKTKGEKSKPNKLKTNSNIKSVSLEKVLDTNKSKNNAIKNHADNYINQKPNLENVIDESNDVVCIPSTSECKENSTATRRGRRKKEIHTLSNETNILGIRGLTNYDTNSTFTINKNCEPDVKNTIEESNDVACTSNTSECKESAPARRRGRKRNEIHTQNTETNNPNGTFNISCATRKSLRIKRRPNKSLLYHCYAVGEKRGKQ; this is translated from the exons ATGCGACGAACTTCAGATGCaag aaaaaattctGGAGTAGAATCTCCCAATGAAGATGTGTATTCAAAACTAGACCAGTTACTG ATGTTTAAACCTAATAACAATAATCCGTATGATTGCTCAAAAAAAGCCAAAATTAGTTTGCGGAAATCATTGCTATTTAAGACGGAAGTTAGAAAGGATATGTTATGCAGCACTCCCACAGTCAAAGGACACTTACAGGATCCATTTCCAAGTgacatttcttcaataaatttttctgataATGAAACGGATTATCAAAATGGACAGTTTGAGGCAGTTGTACATGAACCACATCACACATTAAGTAGTCCGAGTCAAATTAGACAGGACAGAAAAAACTTGGACAGTCAGTCTCAACTGAAAAAATCATATCAACCCAATGTTTCTGAGGAAGAACAATGTAGTTATGTTACTAGATCAATAAAAAAGATTCtcaaaaataatatggaaaaatctagttgttctataaaacgCAAAGCCACCTCTCGtgagaaatgtttaaattgtcGGAAATCACTTGAACAAGCGATTACAGAAGGATCATCTTGTACAACAATTCCGAAAACATTACAGAAACTAAACATAATAACCACATCAAATGCCAAGCTCGATAAAACAGGACTTTCAAAGTACTTCTTTAAAGAACTTTGCAATAATGCtttaagcaataaaatttgtgacaAAACAAATTTGGAAATTGATAATGTTAATGATTCTGTCCTGTTATCAATGGAAGATAGagaaataaatgaacatttaaattCGTCAGTTTTAAATAGATTACAACAATTACAATCCGATATACCATtaagcaaaaataataatttcaaagatACACCAAAGTTATTGGGGGGGAAAACGAAAGGGGGTGGTAGACTTATGTCAGTggtaaataaactattaagctCTGCGGTTTCTAAAAATGATCCAACGACAAAGAGTAAACAAAATGTCCAACCTACAATTAACTTCAATAGTAGTTCTACCTCTCCAGTTAGTGATATTGATTTTGAAGATTTCACgctttataaaactttattttcacacaacgaaataaaaaagagaGAGAGTCCTTGGGAATCTGAACTACAAGATCTACTTTTATTAGATAAGATGGAAAATACACGAAACTTTACTGGGaatattccagatgttacatCATTgggtaaaaatatgtatgtaattaaCGAACCTAACAAAGATAATCGGAGTCACATCGCATCACTAGTTAAAGAAATAAGACCAGTGAAAAATACTGAAACAGTTCCTACAGAAAATAGTCAAACTGAGAATGAAGTCGTTGCTAAAATAGTGAATTTTAAGGATTTCATTCAAACAAGGACGCAAACTAAAAAATACAGCTGTAAGAAATTGAGTGAAG GGAAACATGTGAGCTCTTCACCGAAACATTCAGCAGAGCCTGATTTCTATAAAGAAAATTCAAGTAACAATGTTATCGTTTCACGCGAACCACAAAGAAAATTACCAGCCACGGAAAGCACCATAATTACACGCAATAGAAAAATTCAATCAAAAAGGTCGCGAAGTGAAGATGAAGTCATTATACAGGATATCCCAGAGCAGGAAGAATCATTAGAAAAAAGTCTACAAACAATTAAAGAGAATAATCAGAGACGGATTCAACcagttgaaaaattaaatccatCAGTCAATACAAAGACAGAAGTTTCTTTAGAAAATGACAGTAAACAAATGGGACAACGGATGAAGCCATTGAAACAACCCAAGAGAGACGATACAACTAAATCTGAAGAATTAATCAAAGCAAAGAcacaaaagaataaaaatgataataagaaACCGATGATAGAAAAAG gtacCCGAAAATCTCTTAGAAAAAGGAAAATTGCAACTTCTGGACTGTTATACAATTGCTACATTTTAGAGACAAGACAAAGTAATTTGGTTAAAACCAAAGGAGAAAAATCTAAGCCAAATAAATTGAAGACaaacagtaatattaaaagtgttaGTTTAGAAAAAGTGTTAGATACAAATAAATCTAAGAATAACGCAATTAAAAATCATGctgataattacataaatcagAAACCAAACTTGGAAAATGTTATAGACGAAAGTAATGATGTGGTCTGCATTCCCAGTACATCTGAATGTAAAGAAAATTCTACTGCCACAAGAAGAGGAAGAAGAAAAAAGGAAATTCATACCCTGAGTAATGAGACCAATATTCTGGGCATAAGGGGATTAACTAATTATGATACAAACAGTACttttacaattaacaaaaactgTGAACCGGACGTGAAAAATACGATTGAGGAAAGTAATGATGTGGCTTGCACTTCTAATACATCTGAATGTAAAGAAAGTGCACCTGCCAGAAGGAGAGGaagaaaaagaaatgaaaTCCACACCCAAAATACTGAAACAAATAATCCGAACGGCACTTTTAACATAAGCTGTGCAACTCGAAAATCACTTAGAATTAAAAGGAGGCCAAATAAATCACTTTTATACCATTGTTACGCAGTAGGGGAAAAAAGGGGCAAACAGTAA
- the LOC109605487 gene encoding GRAM domain-containing protein 2B isoform X6, whose translation MANDSSSSSDDGQSVPPAPLLIEDPPSNDDGSTDLEENIKYLGDPALLNGADNDNIGRRLSLPVSKVFGFPKKARTNRSNSEAWSSGNFRSAGAKSAPSTPHGGGSGSSSIGSSVLGVAAGHSGGLVINALGTTTTTTTNSDLFGTTVSQPCTPNCTSPSIQRSPSHSVFTKCDKTNLKNLSTSTPQMTAQGQLNEPPSPKTIKEAKVRPTSKSHQKKFNRHFHTVDDEVVLNHYLCALIGDILLQGHLYITHNYFAFYSNVFGYVTKLLIPILSVKEITKEKTAKIIPNAVGIKTIEDKHVFGSLMSRDATLDFMTKVWNKAKQADANSIVAETPDDQEIEGDSSESGESGRDSPLEEEQPTFKKCDNLPVQSQSETEKPISVACERRSSQGITRTLQNAISEFSKLPRQSLILFATTLLLILLFLSAGVLLYRISKIQNRYSLALQDSRSAGGGDDIYNNILHWQSHLHTRSAGAVNNFLDSNLDQIAKVRQSLEALSTLLLSKSNPIPKKEDKGHNEQKTDRNS comes from the exons ATGGCTAATGATTCAAGTTCAAGTTCCGATGATGG ACAATCTGTACCACCTGCGCCGCTTCTTATTGAAGATCCACCCAGTAACGACGATGGATCCACAGATCTGGAAGAGAACATAAAATACTTAGGAGACCCCGCGCTCCTTAATGG AGCCGACAATGATAACATCGGAAGGCGATTGAGCTTACCAGTGTCAAAAGTGTTTGGGTTTCCTAAGAAAGCTAGAACTAATCGTTCAAATAGCGAAGCATG GTCATCTGGAAATTTTCGGAGCGCGGGGGCAAAATCGGCTCCAAGCACACCGCACGGGGGAGGCAGTGGCAGTAGTTCCATCGGTAGCTCAGTGTTGGGTGTTGCTGCCGGCCACAGCGGCGGTCTGGTCATCAACGCCCTCGgtaccaccaccaccaccaccaccaactCGGACTTGTTTGGCACAACGGTGTCGCAACCGTGCACCCCTAATTGCACGTCACCTTCTATCCAGCGCAGCCCTAGTCATTCGGTCTTTACCAAATGTGATAA aactaatctgaaaaatctatcGACATCAACACCCCAGATGACAGCGCAAGGCCAGCTTAATGAGCCCCCTAGTCCGAAAACCATAAAAGAGGCAAAAGTTCGTCCAACATCAAAGTCTCACCAAAAGAAATTTAACAGACATTTTCATACTGTCGACGACGAAGTTGTTTTAAACC ATTACCTCTGCGCACTGATCGGGGATATCCTGTTACAAGGTCATCTCTATATAACACATAATTACTTTGCTTTCTACTCAAATGTATTCGGATACGTCACAAAG TTGCTGATACCGATTCTATCGGTGAAGGAAATTACCAAAGAAAAGACTGCAAAAATCATTCCGAATGCAGTAGGAATTAAGACAATTGAAGACAAACACGTGTTCGGAAGTTTAATGTCCAGAGATGCAACGTTGGATTTCATGACTAAAGTATGGAATAAAGCAAAACAGGCTGATGCGAACTCTATTGTTGCTGAAACACCAGAT GACCAAGAAATAGAGGGGGATTCTAGTGAATCTGGAGAAAGTGGTAGAGACAGTCCGTTGGAAGAAGAGCAaccaacatttaaaaaatgcgaCAATTTACCTGTTCAGTCACAATCGGAAACTGAAA AACCTATTTCAGTTGCCTGTGAGAGACGCAGTTCCCAAGGTATCACAAGGACTCTGCAAAATGCAATTTCAGAATTCTCAAAACTGCCACGCCAAAGCCTGATTCTGTTTGCTACGACCTtactgttaatattattatttttatcagctGGTGTTTTACTGTACCGAAttagtaaaatacaaaatcgTTATTCACTGGCCCTACAAGATTCTAGATCAGCAGGCGGAGGAGACGacatatataataacattttgcaTTGGCAGTCTCATCTGCACACAAGGTCTGCGGGAGctgtgaataattttttagacagTAATCTTGACCAGATTGCCAAG gtGCGGCAGTCGTTAGAAGCGTTATCAACACTGCTATTATCAAAATCGAATCCTATACCTAAGAAGGAAGATAAAGGTCACAATGAACAAAAGACAGATAGAAACAGTTAG
- the LOC109605487 gene encoding GRAM domain-containing protein 2B isoform X8 translates to MNESSVMLCFVQGFDQSKDDKDVVPLKEHRLQIVKNKFLRKSRSSGNFRSAGAKSAPSTPHGGGSGSSSIGSSVLGVAAGHSGGLVINALGTTTTTTTNSDLFGTTVSQPCTPNCTSPSIQRSPSHSVFTKCDKTNLKNLSTSTPQMTAQGQLNEPPSPKTIKEAKVRPTSKSHQKKFNRHFHTVDDEVVLNHYLCALIGDILLQGHLYITHNYFAFYSNVFGYVTKLLIPILSVKEITKEKTAKIIPNAVGIKTIEDKHVFGSLMSRDATLDFMTKVWNKAKQADANSIVAETPDDQEIEGDSSESGESGRDSPLEEEQPTFKKCDNLPVQSQSETEKPISVACERRSSQGITRTLQNAISEFSKLPRQSLILFATTLLLILLFLSAGVLLYRISKIQNRYSLALQDSRSAGGGDDIYNNILHWQSHLHTRSAGAVNNFLDSNLDQIAKVRQSLEALSTLLLSKSNPIPKKEDKGHNEQKTDRNS, encoded by the exons ATGAATGAGTCCTCAGTTATGCTGTGTTTTGTGCAAGGATTCGATCAGAGCAAGGACGACAAGGATGTGGTCCCACTTAAAGAACACCGCTTGCAAATCGTTAAGAACAAATTTCTTCGAAAATCACG GTCATCTGGAAATTTTCGGAGCGCGGGGGCAAAATCGGCTCCAAGCACACCGCACGGGGGAGGCAGTGGCAGTAGTTCCATCGGTAGCTCAGTGTTGGGTGTTGCTGCCGGCCACAGCGGCGGTCTGGTCATCAACGCCCTCGgtaccaccaccaccaccaccaccaactCGGACTTGTTTGGCACAACGGTGTCGCAACCGTGCACCCCTAATTGCACGTCACCTTCTATCCAGCGCAGCCCTAGTCATTCGGTCTTTACCAAATGTGATAA aactaatctgaaaaatctatcGACATCAACACCCCAGATGACAGCGCAAGGCCAGCTTAATGAGCCCCCTAGTCCGAAAACCATAAAAGAGGCAAAAGTTCGTCCAACATCAAAGTCTCACCAAAAGAAATTTAACAGACATTTTCATACTGTCGACGACGAAGTTGTTTTAAACC ATTACCTCTGCGCACTGATCGGGGATATCCTGTTACAAGGTCATCTCTATATAACACATAATTACTTTGCTTTCTACTCAAATGTATTCGGATACGTCACAAAG TTGCTGATACCGATTCTATCGGTGAAGGAAATTACCAAAGAAAAGACTGCAAAAATCATTCCGAATGCAGTAGGAATTAAGACAATTGAAGACAAACACGTGTTCGGAAGTTTAATGTCCAGAGATGCAACGTTGGATTTCATGACTAAAGTATGGAATAAAGCAAAACAGGCTGATGCGAACTCTATTGTTGCTGAAACACCAGAT GACCAAGAAATAGAGGGGGATTCTAGTGAATCTGGAGAAAGTGGTAGAGACAGTCCGTTGGAAGAAGAGCAaccaacatttaaaaaatgcgaCAATTTACCTGTTCAGTCACAATCGGAAACTGAAA AACCTATTTCAGTTGCCTGTGAGAGACGCAGTTCCCAAGGTATCACAAGGACTCTGCAAAATGCAATTTCAGAATTCTCAAAACTGCCACGCCAAAGCCTGATTCTGTTTGCTACGACCTtactgttaatattattatttttatcagctGGTGTTTTACTGTACCGAAttagtaaaatacaaaatcgTTATTCACTGGCCCTACAAGATTCTAGATCAGCAGGCGGAGGAGACGacatatataataacattttgcaTTGGCAGTCTCATCTGCACACAAGGTCTGCGGGAGctgtgaataattttttagacagTAATCTTGACCAGATTGCCAAG gtGCGGCAGTCGTTAGAAGCGTTATCAACACTGCTATTATCAAAATCGAATCCTATACCTAAGAAGGAAGATAAAGGTCACAATGAACAAAAGACAGATAGAAACAGTTAG
- the LOC109607521 gene encoding uncharacterized protein LOC109607521 isoform X1: MRRTSDARKNSGVESPNEDVYSKLDQLLMFKPNNNNPYDCSKKAKISLRKSLLFKTEVRKDMLCSTPTVKGHLQDPFPSDISSINFSDNETDYQNGQFEAVVHEPHHTLSSPSQIRQDRKNLDSQSQLKKSYQPNVSEEEQCSYVTRSIKKILKNNMEKSSCSIKRKATSREKCLNCRKSLEQAITEGSSCTTIPKTLQKLNIITTSNAKLDKTGLSKYFFKELCNNALSNKICDKTNLEIDNVNDSVLLSMEDREINEHLNSSVLNRLQQLQSDIPLSKNNNFKDTPKLLGGKTKGGGRLMSVVNKLLSSAVSKNDPTTKSKQNVQPTINFNSSSTSPVSDIDFEDFTLYKTLFSHNEIKKRESPWESELQDLLLLDKMENTRNFTGNIPDVTSLGKNMYVINEPNKDNRSHIASLVKEIRPVKNTETVPTENSQTENEVVAKIVNFKDFIQTRTQTKKYSCKKLSEGKHVSSSPKHSAEPDFYKENSSNNVIVSREPQRKLPATESTIITRNRKIQSKRSRSEDEVIIQDIPEQEESLEKSLQTIKENNQRRIQPVEKLNPSVNTKTEVSLENDSKQMGQRMKPLKQPKRDDTTKSEELIKAKTQKNKNDNKKPMIEKGVRESTRKSLRKRKIATSGLLYNCYILETRQSNLVKTKGEKSKPNKLKTNSNIKSVSLEKVLDTNKSKNNAIKNHADNYINQKPNLENVIDESNDVVCIPSTSECKENSTATRRGRRKKEIHTLSNETNILGIRGLTNYDTNSTFTINKNCEPDVKNTIEESNDVACTSNTSECKESAPARRRGRKRNEIHTQNTETNNPNGTFNISCATRKSLRIKRRPNKSLLYHCYAVGEKRGKQ, encoded by the exons ATGCGACGAACTTCAGATGCaag aaaaaattctGGAGTAGAATCTCCCAATGAAGATGTGTATTCAAAACTAGACCAGTTACTG ATGTTTAAACCTAATAACAATAATCCGTATGATTGCTCAAAAAAAGCCAAAATTAGTTTGCGGAAATCATTGCTATTTAAGACGGAAGTTAGAAAGGATATGTTATGCAGCACTCCCACAGTCAAAGGACACTTACAGGATCCATTTCCAAGTgacatttcttcaataaatttttctgataATGAAACGGATTATCAAAATGGACAGTTTGAGGCAGTTGTACATGAACCACATCACACATTAAGTAGTCCGAGTCAAATTAGACAGGACAGAAAAAACTTGGACAGTCAGTCTCAACTGAAAAAATCATATCAACCCAATGTTTCTGAGGAAGAACAATGTAGTTATGTTACTAGATCAATAAAAAAGATTCtcaaaaataatatggaaaaatctagttgttctataaaacgCAAAGCCACCTCTCGtgagaaatgtttaaattgtcGGAAATCACTTGAACAAGCGATTACAGAAGGATCATCTTGTACAACAATTCCGAAAACATTACAGAAACTAAACATAATAACCACATCAAATGCCAAGCTCGATAAAACAGGACTTTCAAAGTACTTCTTTAAAGAACTTTGCAATAATGCtttaagcaataaaatttgtgacaAAACAAATTTGGAAATTGATAATGTTAATGATTCTGTCCTGTTATCAATGGAAGATAGagaaataaatgaacatttaaattCGTCAGTTTTAAATAGATTACAACAATTACAATCCGATATACCATtaagcaaaaataataatttcaaagatACACCAAAGTTATTGGGGGGGAAAACGAAAGGGGGTGGTAGACTTATGTCAGTggtaaataaactattaagctCTGCGGTTTCTAAAAATGATCCAACGACAAAGAGTAAACAAAATGTCCAACCTACAATTAACTTCAATAGTAGTTCTACCTCTCCAGTTAGTGATATTGATTTTGAAGATTTCACgctttataaaactttattttcacacaacgaaataaaaaagagaGAGAGTCCTTGGGAATCTGAACTACAAGATCTACTTTTATTAGATAAGATGGAAAATACACGAAACTTTACTGGGaatattccagatgttacatCATTgggtaaaaatatgtatgtaattaaCGAACCTAACAAAGATAATCGGAGTCACATCGCATCACTAGTTAAAGAAATAAGACCAGTGAAAAATACTGAAACAGTTCCTACAGAAAATAGTCAAACTGAGAATGAAGTCGTTGCTAAAATAGTGAATTTTAAGGATTTCATTCAAACAAGGACGCAAACTAAAAAATACAGCTGTAAGAAATTGAGTGAAG GGAAACATGTGAGCTCTTCACCGAAACATTCAGCAGAGCCTGATTTCTATAAAGAAAATTCAAGTAACAATGTTATCGTTTCACGCGAACCACAAAGAAAATTACCAGCCACGGAAAGCACCATAATTACACGCAATAGAAAAATTCAATCAAAAAGGTCGCGAAGTGAAGATGAAGTCATTATACAGGATATCCCAGAGCAGGAAGAATCATTAGAAAAAAGTCTACAAACAATTAAAGAGAATAATCAGAGACGGATTCAACcagttgaaaaattaaatccatCAGTCAATACAAAGACAGAAGTTTCTTTAGAAAATGACAGTAAACAAATGGGACAACGGATGAAGCCATTGAAACAACCCAAGAGAGACGATACAACTAAATCTGAAGAATTAATCAAAGCAAAGAcacaaaagaataaaaatgataataagaaACCGATGATAGAAAAAGGTGTGCGTGAAA gtacCCGAAAATCTCTTAGAAAAAGGAAAATTGCAACTTCTGGACTGTTATACAATTGCTACATTTTAGAGACAAGACAAAGTAATTTGGTTAAAACCAAAGGAGAAAAATCTAAGCCAAATAAATTGAAGACaaacagtaatattaaaagtgttaGTTTAGAAAAAGTGTTAGATACAAATAAATCTAAGAATAACGCAATTAAAAATCATGctgataattacataaatcagAAACCAAACTTGGAAAATGTTATAGACGAAAGTAATGATGTGGTCTGCATTCCCAGTACATCTGAATGTAAAGAAAATTCTACTGCCACAAGAAGAGGAAGAAGAAAAAAGGAAATTCATACCCTGAGTAATGAGACCAATATTCTGGGCATAAGGGGATTAACTAATTATGATACAAACAGTACttttacaattaacaaaaactgTGAACCGGACGTGAAAAATACGATTGAGGAAAGTAATGATGTGGCTTGCACTTCTAATACATCTGAATGTAAAGAAAGTGCACCTGCCAGAAGGAGAGGaagaaaaagaaatgaaaTCCACACCCAAAATACTGAAACAAATAATCCGAACGGCACTTTTAACATAAGCTGTGCAACTCGAAAATCACTTAGAATTAAAAGGAGGCCAAATAAATCACTTTTATACCATTGTTACGCAGTAGGGGAAAAAAGGGGCAAACAGTAA